CTTCAGCATGACGGTTGCTACGGCCAATCCTCGCAGGCGGAGGTTGAGGCCACCTTCTCCGGTGATGTCTTCATGACCCGAGGATGGGGGACggtcactgctacctcttgagcactgcgttggttttcccttgaagaggaaagggtgatgcagcaaagtagcgtaagtatttccctcaatttttgagaaccaaggtatcaatccagtaggagactacatgcaagtcgcctcgtacctacacaaacaaataagaaccttgcaaccaacgcaataaaggggttgtcaaacccttcatggccacttgcaaaagtgagatctgatagagataataagataaatatttttgatatttttatgatatagattgaaaagtaaagattgcaaaataaatgacggaagaaatagtaaattgataggaaaataatatgatggaagatagacccgagggccataggtttcactagtggcttctctcaagatagcataatttacggtgggtgaacgaattactgtcgagcaattgatagaaaagtgcatagttatgagaatatctaggcatgatcatgtatataggcatcacgtccgcgacaagtagaccgaaacgattctgcatctactactattactccacacatcgaccgctatccagcatgcatctagactattaagttcataagaacagagtaacgcattaggcaagatgacatgatgtagagggataaactcaagcaatatgatataaaccccatatttttatcctcgatgacaacaatccaatacgtgccttgctgcccctgcagtcactgggaaaggacatcgcaagattgaacccaaagctaagcacttctcccattgcaagaaagatcaatctagtaggccaaaccaaactgataactcgaagagacttgcaaagatatttaaatcatacatataataattcagagaagaatcaaatattgttcatagataatcttaatcataaacccacaattcatcggatctcgacaaacacaccgcaaaaagaattacatcgaatagatctccaagaagatcgaggagaactttgtattgagatccaaagagagagaagaagccatctagctaataattatggactcgaaggtctgtggtaaactactcacacatcatcggagaggctatggtgttgatgtagaagccctccgtgatcgattccccctccggcggagcgccgaaaaaggccccaagatgggatctcatgggtacagaaggttgcggcggtggaaatagggtttcgtggtgctcctgaatgtttttggggtatatgggtatatataggaggaaggagtaggtcggtggagctgcgaggggcccatgagggtggggggcacgcccaggggggcaggcgagcctccctgcctcgtggcctcctcgcttctttcttgacgtccactccaagtcccctggatcacatttgtttcaaaaataactctcccgaaggtttcattctgtttggatccCGTTTGatatattccttttctgcgaagcactgaaataggcaaaaaaacaacaatttgcactgggccctTGATTAGTAGGTTAgttctaaaaataatataaaaatatataataaagcccattaaacatccaaaacagataatataatagcatggaatttAAATCAATAATAAGGCTGGGCAACTCGCTCCCACAATGCTCCCCCGATCGCTTCCTTCGATGGCCGTTCGATCCTGGTCAACGAAGTCTTTTTTTGCCTGCTGCCCGTTGGACCTCGCTGGGAACTCACTTCTGCCGTTTTGACCGCGTGGTGAGATCTGGACAGTGCGTGACCTGTGGGCTCGGGCTGGATCGAATTGGCTGGGTGACAGTTTGTTGGGTGCGCAGGGCAGCCTGTCCTGCCGCGCCCCGTGCGCGCGAGGCCCGCGTCGTGGGCGCTGTGCAGGCGCGGGTTATGCGCTGTTCCCCGTGTTTCCCTCGCTGGCTGGTGCTGCGGCTGCAGGTGGGCCCGCCTGCGCATGGTCCCGCGCGTCAGCTTTGTGGTGTGTTTTTCCCGTGTACGCATATTTCCTGGTTACCTCGGTCAACTGCTCGTGGCGCGGGGCTCCTCACGCGCTTCCCGCGTCGTGCGTCGTGGGAGTTACTGTGTCCTGCGTCAGCTTCAGAGGGGTGGATCGGCATGTGCACCCGGATTGTGCACATGCGTTTGTACTAGCGCGATGACGGGTGGGCCGCCACTGATCTGGTCCCGCTCGTCGGCTGCATGGTGGTGTCGCGTCTCGCCTGCATTTGGACTTTGGAGAAAGAGGATGGACTGCAGCTGCCCGATGCATGTGCATCGTGCGTGCCTCACCTCCATCTGCAGTTGGAGAGAGAGATGGACTGGCGCCTCCGACGCGCTGGTCGACGCCGCGGCCGCCGCTCCCGCCCCTGCCGTCCGCGAGCCCGGGTGCACGGTGGCGCTCACGGACCTCCACCGTTGCCTCCACGCCTTCAGCGAGTCCTGCGACCGAGCCGAGGGCCTCGTCCAGGCGGCCGCCAGCGGCCTCggccccgccgcctcccgccACGACGAGCTGTGTCGCGCCGTGCGCGCGGTGGACAAGGATCTCTAGGCCGCCGCCGCAGGCCGGGAGGAGAACGAGATGGAAGAGGAGAAGACTCGCCCTCCGACCACGCCGCTGGCGGCCGAGGACAAATAGCCCAATCGATCTACCTCGTCTCCTGTTGAGGTGATGTTCATCATTCTTGTTTTTTCCGTGTGATGTTCATCGTTCCTCTTATTTTCTTGGTTGATGTGCTAATCGTGTTAGTCATCTAGAAGAAAGGAGAGATGGACTGGGATATTTTACCTCGCCGTGATGCATGGTGGCCGAGATGCGGCAGCCCCATGCTCTGTTCCGATGGGCCTCCTCTGCTCGATGTTTGCCGCTGGTTGAGGTTCGTCCTTCTCTGGTTCGCATGTTCTTCGCCGCTGCTTTGGATTCGTCGTGCTAATTTTGCATGTTTGCCTTTGTTTCGTTCATGCGCAGTTTGGTACGGTTTCCTGTTGTCGCTTGCGTCGAGCCTTGGGTCCGTCTCTCCTTCGTTGAGGTTAGTCCACCCCTCTTGTGCTTGCCTATAGAATATTTGATGAAATGCATGTGTGCTGACGCTTGTTCTACGGTTCAGCCTACTTCTCCTGTTGCTGGCGCTTCTTCTTCTCGTCCGTCCTACTGCTTACCCAACGTGCTTCTGCTTGCTGCCTCGGGTAAATAGGCCGTTCTGTTGCTTCTGTGACCGGCTGAGTGTTCATTGCATGCCTGTGTGTCGTTGTGCTCTTACCGGTTGTTTTTTGTGTGTATTTCACAGGTTGTACGATCTCTTCTGTCGCTGTGTCGATCGACTCATCAAGgttttcttctttcctttctaCTACATGTGTGTGTGTTTTACTTTCAGTATCTTCTGTGTCATGCTGTCTGCCTTGGTGATCTTTTAAATATCTGTATGTCGTGCTGGTCGTTTAAATGTTCCGGATATGGTCAGGCGTTGTGTGTTTTTCGTTCTCGTGCTGCTTATATTTCGTGTATGCGTGTGAGCAGGATTTGTCCGCTTGTTTCCGTTGTTATACCTATTTTGGAGGTCATGGTAACTCGATGCCCCCCGTGCTCACTCTTTCTGTTGTACATAGAAGCATATTTGTCCAATTCTCAGACTAATTTTTTTGAAAGAAACCGCAGTTCATTACAACGCCAATTATGGATATGGATCCATCTTGCTGCGCTGGATGAAGGACTGGATGCAATAAGAATTGCATGTGACAATTGCTCATGAATAGTATTTGTTGTACAAACATCCAGTTAATTCTTGAGATACAATAGAGACACTATAATAGTACTACTTTAGTCAAATACATTATCCACTGATTGTTGTAGTGAAATGTCGCTCTAGCTATTAATTTGCAGAATCTTGCACGACAAACTATAGGCATGTGATCTCTATGGTGTTCCAGTAAATAAAGAAAACTGGAACATGTGCCTTCAAATTTTCTATTTATATACAAAAACCATGCATTGGTACATATGAACCATATGAATAGGACTTATCTATTTTTTTGTCATGTTTGTGAGTTTTCTGTTATTTCCTCTCAGTGTGAATAGGACTGAAGAAGATGGACATAGCCCTTTAGGTAATTTCACTTTTTTTGAACAGCAAACCGTAGAACAATAGTTCTATGGTATATTATATTTTCATTAAAAAAACAGTATGTTACAAAGGGAAAGGAGAAAatagaaacaaaagaaaaaagatcTAAGCTAATGGGGCAGAGCCCTTATCCAATTTCAGTTTTGGGCAACATGAGAATCATTTTAAAATTGATCTGACAGCCTGCTTGAACAAGGTGGAATTAGTGCTCGTCTTTGATCTTGTGTTGAAGTAGTTGAAGATCCTTTTTTAATTCAAGCCTCCAATTTGAGATTGTCGGCTGGATGTTTCTGAAGACCTTGCCATCTCACTTTGTCCTGGATTAATAACAGATTACAAATTTATTTGTTTAAATAGGACAGGTTATTTACGAAGGTATACCATTTCTATTGACTGGATAATTTACATGTTGGCAAGGACTTATTGGTGCAGCCTGGTCATAATTGCTCGGCCAATTTCCCAACCCAAATCCAGAACCGCTTCATCTTTAGATCTTTACATGATTGATGAAATGCCTTAGAGACTAAGATCTGTACTTTGTTTCTCTCCGTTCTCCTGCTCACGGATTAACCGATGGCTGTAAGACCCAGAGAAGCATTAGGAACTGGTCTGCAGTGTCTTCTAGTGTATGCGTACACACAATTcactttccttttctttttgccCTTTGCATAGATGGTGTGCTTGAGTTACAAAGCCTCTTCTTGCGGTGTTGTCTGCAAGGCCGAAGGGATGTTTTTAATGCATTTGAGCTGCTCTATCTGATTGTTCATCTCCTGAACCTGTTTTAGTTGATATAAAAGTGCTCTCTATTTCAGAAAGCCACAACACGAGATTGTGTTCCCTCTTGCTCCAGGTGCATGTTGCTGCCCTCCTTTCCCCTCTGATTTGACTTGCTTTACCTTGTGTGAAGTTTTATACTTTCAACTTTACAAAGCTATATCAAGTTCGCTTTCAACTGTACTTGGCTACACCTGTAACATGATGCATTTCTCTTTCAGTTTATTGAATGCATTTTGAAGGAGTGAATGCTCTATCTGGTACTGGCCTATGACTCATTTAACAGTGCGTCAATTTGCTCACAAACCTCCTCATGTACAGCATACAATGAGTATTCTGTCACATATCACACAACATCTTGATCTTTCAGCTAATAATATGCTGTAATTTTTTAGACGTATCACTGTTTGCAGCTTTTGGGAGATAATGCTCTTAATAAACTTTAGCTTTCTGCAATGCTAGGCCGGACAAATTCAGTACTGAAAATCTAGACTGTTCTTTCCACTCTGTAATAACTTCTATGCTTGCGCCGCCATGATATCACTACAACATTTCCCTGGAAAATTTTATTAGTTGCATGTAAACTGAATTGATTTACCAGTAAAAATCTGGACAACTCATTTCAGTCGCTAACAACAATTGTGGCATTACCAGGATATGTCATGTATGTGCTCTCAGTCGTAGTAGGATGCAAAAAGTACAATAAGAGATAAGAATGTATGCACTATGGCTAGCAGTAACATTTTATTGACTTGTGCAGTATTCGATACTATCTATTTCTGCAGGCTATTCCTCATGTTGCAACCTTTTCCCGTAGAATTGAAAGGAAGATGGAAGAAATTGTAGGAAGTATACTTTGTGTTCCATTAGTCTTACTGTCAGATTTCCATGTTCAGTTATTCACACTATATTATTGCTCGATATCTATAGCTTGCTATTATTTGAGCAGGAATGGTGTTCCCAGCGTGACATTCAAAACCAGTCAAGACTATAAAGGGGCTGTGAAGGAAAAAATGCTATGGATCCATAGTGGGAGGGGAGAGTTACCAACAATGTATCAAGGATAAACCGTGACATGGATTCCTAAGTTCCAACTTACATAGCAAAATTATATAGGGAGAATGCTCGCATTTTGAAAACTCTATTACATAGTTTGAAGCTATGTTTCTTTCAATTTTCATTATTAAAAGGATCCTTATTATTGCCAATTTGTCAAGCATTTATTGTCGAATAACTCTTTGTTTCAAATGAGACCTGTGGCGCAAGGGGTAAATTTATTATACATCTTATCGTACACAGCAAGCCTCTTCTTTTTTTATTAAGAGGAGTTAAATTTGTTACCATATGTGCTTGCTCACAACTAAACCAACTAAACCATGAATTTTCTTTTTGAGATGTTTTTTTTCAAACTCAGATATCTAATCATTATAACCATATTTTCAACTAAAACAATGCTTCCTTAGCTGGTTTGTACATGTTATACAAATATAATTTTTTTCAAACTCGGATTTCGCATCGTGATAGCCATATTTTCAATATAACATCGTTTAACACATGAGCTTTGTACTACCAATATCGAATAGGTTCTTGCAAAATGAAACTATTTTCATCGACA
This genomic window from Aegilops tauschii subsp. strangulata cultivar AL8/78 chromosome 4, Aet v6.0, whole genome shotgun sequence contains:
- the LOC109782822 gene encoding uncharacterized protein isoform X5 — encoded protein: MDWDILPRRDAWWPRCGSPMLCSDGPPLLDVCRWLSLVRFPVVACVEPWVRLSFVEPTSPVAGASSSRPSYCLPNVLLLAASGCTISSVAVSIDSSRLFLMLQPFPVELKGRWKKL
- the LOC109782822 gene encoding uncharacterized protein isoform X9 — encoded protein: MDWDILPRRDAWWPRCGSPMLCSDGPPLLDVCRWLSLVRFPVVACVEPWVRLSFVEPTSPVAGASSSRPSYCLPNVLLLAASGCTISSVAVSIDSSRWCA
- the LOC109782822 gene encoding uncharacterized protein isoform X4, with the protein product MDWDILPRRDAWWPRCGSPMLCSDGPPLLDVCRWLSLVRFPVVACVEPWVRLSFVEPTSPVAGASSSRPSYCLPNVLLLAASGCTISSVAVSIDSSRKPQHEIVFPLAPGYSSCCNLFP
- the LOC109782822 gene encoding uncharacterized protein isoform X7, whose translation is MDWDILPRRDAWWPRCGSPMLCSDGPPLLDVCRWLSLVRFPVVACVEPWVRLSFVEPTSPVAGASSSRPSYCLPNVLLLAASGCTISSVAVSIDSSRKPQHEIVFPLAPVY
- the LOC109782822 gene encoding uncharacterized protein isoform X2, with product MDWDILPRRDAWWPRCGSPMLCSDGPPLLDVCRWLSLVRFPVVACVEPWVRLSFVEPTSPVAGASSSRPSYCLPNVLLLAASGCTISSVAVSIDSSRLFLMLQPFPVELKGRWKKLNGVPSVTFKTSQDYKGAVKEKMLWIHSGRGELPTMYQG
- the LOC109782822 gene encoding uncharacterized protein isoform X3; this encodes MDWDILPRRDAWWPRCGSPMLCSDGPPLLDVCRWLSLVRFPVVACVEPWVRLSFVEPTSPVAGASSSRPSYCLPNVLLLAASGCTISSVAVSIDSSRNGVPSVTFKTSQDYKGAVKEKMLWIHSGRGELPTMYQG
- the LOC109782822 gene encoding uncharacterized protein isoform X6, whose translation is MDWDILPRRDAWWPRCGSPMLCSDGPPLLDVCRWLSLVRFPVVACVEPWVRLSFVEPTSPVAGASSSRPSYCLPNVLLLAASGCTISSVAVSIDSSRKPQHEIVFPLAPGMVFPA
- the LOC109782822 gene encoding uncharacterized protein isoform X8, producing MDWDILPRRDAWWPRCGSPMLCSDGPPLLDVCRWLSLVRFPVVACVEPWVRLSFVEPTSPVAGASSSRPSYCLPNVLLLAASGCTISSVAVSIDSSSLLNAF
- the LOC109782822 gene encoding uncharacterized protein isoform X1 produces the protein MDWDILPRRDAWWPRCGSPMLCSDGPPLLDVCRWLSLVRFPVVACVEPWVRLSFVEPTSPVAGASSSRPSYCLPNVLLLAASGCTISSVAVSIDSSRKPQHEIVFPLAPGACCCPPFPSDLTCFTLCEVLYFQLYKAISSSLSTVLGYTCNMMHFSFSLLNAF